In Priestia megaterium NBRC 15308 = ATCC 14581, the following proteins share a genomic window:
- a CDS encoding RNA degradosome polyphosphate kinase, which produces MLESNRTYKQTIQVADSAYYNNRELSWLAFNKRVLEEAVDTKNPLLERFRFLGIFSSNLDEFFMIRVAGLKDQVKAGFSKPENKAGLTPKQQLFSISKQNHDLIKQQYDTYIHTLLPELQKYGVEIIAVEKLEKSNLDKLEQYFDEQIFPVLTPMAIDTYRPFPMLMNKSLNLAVVLSENLNDEQQIAEIKGRLAIVQVPSMLTRYIEIATSDSTRLFVLLEDVIAYFIKKLFKGYRVSSVSQFRITRNADMTIHEEDAQDLLKEIEEELQKRKWGAAVRLEIKSPYDQGVLAYLKSVLEIDDEDVYEIEGQLDLTSLFSFYRLLKSTHEELAEKAFIPKLTTELHPDQNIFDQMIQRDILLHHPYESFKPVLDFVNGAADDENVLAIKQTLYRVSGDSPVIKALKRAAAKGKQVTVLVELKARFDEENNVQWAKELERAGCHVIYGMTHLKTHGKITLVVRREGEHIKRFVHLGTGNYNDATAKIYTDISLFTVNRNIGIDAANFFNYLSGYTQKPVYHHLSVAPFDIRNDFLHLIDQEIHYHRRYGNGRIIGKMNSLTDKILIMKLYEASIAGVTIELIVRGACCLRPQIQGVSENIRVRSIVGRFLEHSRIYYFHHNKQEKFFFSSADMMTRNMVKRVEILFPILDTHLKKKVWKWLEVMLADNVKAREQDQEGNYHYVIKKDHELSINSQEIFCQYALCDDQE; this is translated from the coding sequence ATGTTAGAAAGTAATCGCACTTATAAGCAAACCATACAAGTGGCTGATTCAGCTTATTACAATAATCGTGAATTGAGCTGGCTGGCTTTTAACAAGCGGGTGCTGGAAGAAGCAGTAGATACGAAAAACCCTTTGCTTGAGCGGTTTAGATTTCTAGGAATTTTCAGTTCAAATTTGGATGAGTTTTTTATGATTCGGGTAGCCGGATTAAAAGATCAAGTGAAAGCTGGATTTAGCAAACCTGAAAACAAAGCAGGCTTAACTCCTAAACAGCAGCTATTTTCTATCTCCAAACAAAACCACGATCTAATCAAGCAGCAGTATGATACGTATATTCATACACTTCTTCCCGAATTACAGAAATACGGCGTGGAAATCATTGCGGTTGAAAAGCTGGAGAAATCAAATCTAGATAAGCTTGAACAGTATTTTGACGAGCAAATCTTTCCCGTATTAACTCCTATGGCTATTGATACCTACCGGCCGTTTCCTATGTTGATGAATAAAAGCTTGAACTTAGCAGTCGTCCTTTCAGAAAATTTAAATGATGAGCAGCAAATTGCTGAAATAAAAGGAAGGCTAGCTATCGTTCAAGTACCTTCGATGCTAACGCGCTACATTGAAATAGCCACATCAGATTCTACCCGTCTATTTGTATTGCTAGAGGATGTGATTGCCTATTTTATTAAGAAGTTGTTTAAGGGATATCGCGTTTCTTCCGTTTCTCAATTTCGAATTACCCGCAACGCAGATATGACTATTCACGAAGAAGACGCTCAAGATTTACTAAAAGAAATTGAAGAAGAATTGCAGAAGCGAAAATGGGGAGCGGCTGTTCGTCTTGAGATTAAGAGTCCATATGATCAGGGTGTACTAGCGTATTTAAAGTCAGTACTTGAAATTGACGATGAAGATGTGTATGAGATCGAAGGACAGCTGGATTTAACCAGTTTATTTTCGTTTTATAGATTACTTAAATCTACGCATGAAGAGTTGGCTGAAAAAGCCTTTATTCCTAAGCTTACAACAGAGTTACACCCGGATCAAAATATTTTCGATCAAATGATTCAAAGAGATATTTTGCTTCACCATCCTTATGAATCGTTTAAGCCGGTACTCGATTTTGTTAACGGTGCAGCAGACGATGAAAATGTGCTTGCTATTAAGCAAACGTTATACAGGGTAAGCGGAGATTCTCCCGTTATTAAAGCATTAAAACGAGCGGCTGCAAAAGGTAAACAAGTGACGGTACTAGTTGAACTAAAAGCGAGGTTTGATGAAGAGAATAATGTGCAATGGGCTAAAGAGCTAGAGCGGGCAGGGTGCCACGTGATATATGGAATGACGCATTTAAAAACGCATGGTAAAATTACGCTCGTGGTGAGAAGAGAAGGAGAGCATATTAAACGGTTTGTTCATCTTGGTACTGGGAATTACAACGATGCCACAGCAAAGATCTATACGGATATAAGTCTTTTTACTGTCAACCGAAACATCGGGATAGATGCGGCCAATTTTTTTAATTACTTAAGTGGCTATACGCAAAAACCAGTATATCATCATTTATCCGTTGCACCATTTGATATAAGAAATGATTTTTTGCACCTCATTGATCAGGAAATCCATTATCATAGACGGTATGGCAATGGAAGAATCATTGGGAAAATGAACTCATTGACGGATAAAATTTTAATTATGAAGCTATATGAAGCTTCTATAGCTGGTGTGACAATCGAACTCATTGTTAGAGGAGCGTGCTGCTTGCGCCCTCAAATTCAAGGCGTTAGCGAGAATATAAGAGTAAGAAGCATTGTCGGACGATTTTTAGAGCATAGCCGAATCTATTATTTTCATCATAATAAACAGGAAAAGTTTTTCTTTTCATCTGCAGATATGATGACAAGAAATATGGTGAAACGAGTAGAAATTTTATTTCCTATCTTGGATACACATTTGAAAAAAAAAGTGTGGAAGTGGCTTGAAGTTATGCTTGCTGATAATGTAAAAGCACGAGAACAAGACCAAGAAGGGAATTATCATTACGTCATAAAAAAAGACCATGAGCTCTCTATTAATAGTCAAGAGATTTTTTGTCAATATGCTCTTTGCGACGATCAAGAATAA
- a CDS encoding metallophosphoesterase: MKKTYTRRSFLKGLASISLGSLLTTSFGYTYAKYIEPRRLQIVRHTITSKNIPKSFNGIKILQFSDIHLGLSYDLLQLEQLMVTINNLKPTIILFTGDLMDVPNEYPHPERIPPILQRLQAPLGKYAIYGNHDHGGYGTNIYKQAIEDAGFRLLVNEVDTVFMPDKSYIHICGLDDIMLGNPQYEGTLGQLQPDIFSIAMIHEPDVAVKAAPFPVDLQLSGHSHGGQIQIPFYGPLITPPFGTVYPEGMYEVGDSKMKLYVNRGLGTTRIPFRFLATPEITLFTLQST; the protein is encoded by the coding sequence ATGAAAAAGACGTATACAAGACGATCTTTTTTGAAAGGACTAGCGTCTATTTCGTTAGGGTCTTTGCTCACCACGTCTTTTGGGTATACATATGCCAAATATATTGAGCCTAGACGTCTGCAAATTGTTCGTCATACAATTACTTCTAAAAATATTCCGAAAAGCTTTAACGGAATAAAAATTTTACAATTTAGTGATATTCATCTTGGACTCTCTTATGATTTATTACAACTAGAACAGCTTATGGTGACCATAAATAATTTGAAGCCTACTATTATATTATTTACCGGAGATTTAATGGATGTACCTAATGAATACCCACATCCAGAAAGAATTCCCCCGATTTTACAGAGGCTTCAGGCTCCTCTTGGAAAGTATGCCATATATGGTAACCATGATCACGGAGGATATGGAACAAATATCTATAAACAAGCCATTGAAGACGCAGGATTTAGACTTTTAGTAAATGAAGTTGACACGGTATTCATGCCTGATAAAAGCTACATTCATATTTGTGGACTCGATGATATTATGCTTGGGAATCCACAATATGAAGGAACACTAGGGCAATTACAGCCGGATATTTTTTCTATTGCTATGATTCATGAACCTGACGTTGCTGTCAAAGCAGCTCCTTTTCCAGTGGATCTTCAGCTCTCCGGCCATAGTCATGGAGGCCAAATTCAAATTCCTTTTTACGGTCCTTTGATTACACCGCCCTTTGGGACGGTTTACCCTGAAGGAATGTACGAAGTTGGAGATTCTAAAATGAAGCTTTATGTGAATAGAGGCTTAGGAACCACTCGCATTCCTTTTCGTTTTTTAGCTACGCCTGAAATTACGCTTTTCACCCTGCAATCAACATAA
- the fadH gene encoding 2,4-dienoyl-CoA reductase, which translates to MKNKVVIVTGGSSGMGKHMAKRFAEQGAHVVITGRSADRLQETENEIKTFDGQVLSVVMDVRNPEDVERMVQETDKAFGQIDFLVNNAAGNFICAAEDLSINGWNSVINIVLNGTFYCSSAVGKYWINKGAKGAITNIVATYAWNAGAGVIHSACAKSGVLTMTRTLAVEWGKKYGIRVNAIAPGPIERTGGADKLFESEKMKARTLDSVPLGRLGTPEEIAGLASFLFSDEASYINGECITMDGGQWLNQHPF; encoded by the coding sequence TTGAAGAACAAGGTCGTAATTGTTACTGGCGGTTCAAGTGGCATGGGAAAACATATGGCGAAGCGATTTGCAGAACAAGGTGCTCATGTGGTAATTACAGGTAGATCAGCCGATCGATTACAAGAGACAGAAAATGAAATTAAAACGTTTGATGGACAGGTACTTTCAGTGGTGATGGATGTACGCAATCCAGAAGATGTGGAGCGCATGGTTCAAGAAACGGACAAGGCATTTGGACAAATTGATTTTTTAGTTAACAATGCTGCAGGCAATTTTATATGTGCAGCTGAAGACTTATCCATTAACGGATGGAACAGCGTAATTAATATCGTATTAAATGGTACATTTTATTGCAGTTCCGCAGTAGGAAAATATTGGATCAATAAAGGCGCAAAAGGGGCCATTACAAACATTGTAGCTACATATGCCTGGAACGCAGGAGCAGGTGTTATTCATTCAGCTTGTGCCAAGTCAGGAGTTTTAACCATGACGCGCACGCTCGCAGTAGAGTGGGGGAAGAAATATGGTATACGAGTAAATGCGATTGCACCGGGGCCGATCGAGCGAACAGGAGGAGCCGATAAATTATTTGAGTCAGAAAAAATGAAAGCGCGTACATTGGATTCTGTACCATTAGGACGCCTTGGAACTCCTGAGGAAATAGCAGGATTAGCTAGTTTCTTATTCTCCGATGAAGCGTCTTATATCAATGGGGAATGCATTACAATGGACGGGGGACAGTGGCTAAATCAGCATCCTTTTTAA
- a CDS encoding EAL domain-containing protein, giving the protein MDPLDVLTNIEKTLPYYQAIFSADGHRVIGYEVLARFQNEGEIESLGPFFHDDAIPDEYRIEVDYAVLTQALEHMLTQEEQFLIFINQNPNLLMNDHGESLLELLQLFENKGLSLDRIVLEITEHNFSGDLESLQHLLKYYQTYGIKIAIDNIGKESSNLDRIGLLSPDILKVDLHILRQTDMAQSYQDVLYSLSLLARKMGATLLYEDIEASYQLQYAWRNGGRYFQGYYLHKPAAELVDPNILKDKLKERFEMYIAHEKKKLLAVYQLTERFQDKMQQVMTKCRKLETYDDMLPVIAEELSNVCFRLYICDENGFQKSSNYVKKNEDWILEPEYVKKNWSWRPYFLENIIRMSYEKKGILSDLYNDIETGENIRTFSYPIDNMHYIFLDISYSFLYERDVL; this is encoded by the coding sequence GTGGACCCGTTAGATGTATTAACAAACATAGAGAAAACTCTTCCGTATTATCAAGCAATTTTTAGTGCAGATGGACATAGAGTAATTGGCTATGAAGTGTTGGCGAGGTTTCAAAATGAAGGGGAAATTGAAAGTCTCGGCCCATTCTTTCATGATGATGCGATTCCGGATGAATATCGCATAGAAGTTGATTATGCTGTTTTAACACAAGCGCTCGAGCATATGTTGACCCAGGAAGAACAATTTTTAATTTTTATTAATCAGAACCCTAATTTATTAATGAACGATCATGGAGAATCCTTGCTGGAATTATTGCAACTTTTCGAAAATAAAGGATTATCGCTTGATCGAATTGTTCTCGAAATTACAGAACACAATTTTAGTGGAGATTTGGAATCACTTCAACACTTACTAAAGTATTATCAAACATATGGTATTAAGATTGCAATTGATAATATAGGAAAAGAAAGTAGTAATCTAGACAGGATTGGGTTGCTTTCACCAGATATCTTAAAAGTAGATTTACATATTCTGAGACAAACGGACATGGCGCAGTCGTATCAAGACGTATTGTATTCTTTATCTCTGTTAGCAAGAAAAATGGGTGCTACGCTTCTATACGAAGATATAGAAGCCTCCTATCAGCTGCAATATGCATGGAGAAACGGAGGCAGGTATTTTCAAGGTTATTATTTACATAAGCCGGCTGCTGAACTTGTCGATCCCAACATCTTAAAGGATAAACTAAAGGAACGTTTTGAAATGTATATCGCTCACGAAAAGAAAAAGCTGCTTGCTGTTTACCAGCTGACAGAACGTTTTCAAGATAAAATGCAGCAGGTAATGACAAAGTGCAGAAAGTTAGAAACGTATGACGATATGCTGCCTGTTATTGCAGAAGAACTATCCAACGTGTGTTTTCGCCTTTACATCTGCGATGAAAATGGATTTCAAAAGTCTTCTAACTATGTAAAGAAAAACGAGGATTGGATTCTTGAACCTGAATATGTAAAGAAAAATTGGAGCTGGCGCCCATATTTTCTTGAGAATATTATTCGAATGAGCTATGAAAAAAAAGGCATATTATCAGATTTGTATAATGATATTGAAACAGGTGAGAATATCCGAACTTTTTCGTATCCAATTGATAATATGCACTATATATTCCTTGATATTTCATATTCTTTTTTATACGAAAGAGACGTTTTGTAG
- a CDS encoding DUF3993 domain-containing protein, whose protein sequence is MKKICLLVFLLIVLYSGKSVHAEVSGEIRHEIFINLQDAYQAQLRAASAHTNQDAVRELKLFLDDEYASVFFNEALLQKAQGYVGEGPEYLTHYIPFFSFDEQTKVALHSDQNKAYVYQFFPAVHNERVKYQDHYEMITLVKKQGKWKVQKFIYSKKHSK, encoded by the coding sequence TTGAAGAAAATATGCTTACTTGTCTTTTTGCTGATTGTCTTGTACTCAGGAAAATCTGTTCATGCAGAAGTATCAGGAGAGATTAGGCATGAAATCTTTATAAATTTGCAGGACGCTTATCAGGCTCAGCTAAGAGCTGCGTCTGCCCATACTAATCAAGACGCTGTTCGTGAGCTGAAATTGTTTTTAGATGATGAGTATGCATCTGTGTTTTTTAATGAGGCTCTCTTACAAAAAGCTCAAGGGTATGTCGGAGAGGGACCTGAATATTTAACACATTACATCCCTTTCTTTTCTTTTGATGAACAGACGAAGGTAGCTCTTCATTCCGACCAAAACAAAGCTTATGTCTATCAATTTTTTCCGGCTGTGCATAATGAACGGGTAAAATACCAAGATCATTACGAAATGATCACGTTAGTAAAAAAACAGGGGAAATGGAAAGTGCAAAAGTTTATATATAGTAAGAAACACTCAAAATAG
- a CDS encoding glutaredoxin domain-containing protein produces the protein MRSIELYTQPACPPCEIVKQFLQHHHVSYKEFDVSKDASARKRMTTELESYSTPTIRVDQEIIRGFDLQALEKLLNIG, from the coding sequence TTGAGATCTATAGAGTTGTACACACAACCAGCTTGCCCACCTTGCGAAATTGTTAAACAGTTTTTACAGCATCATCACGTTTCCTATAAAGAATTTGACGTATCTAAAGATGCTTCTGCTCGAAAACGAATGACTACTGAGTTAGAGTCTTATTCCACTCCGACCATTCGTGTTGACCAGGAAATTATCAGAGGATTTGACCTTCAAGCGCTTGAGAAGCTTCTTAACATCGGATAA
- a CDS encoding YkuJ family protein, translating to MSQLQGILTRLVNLREQASGSEAPQRFFEVEGKRICSVKYHAKTETYELEVYQDGEKPAVYQFDNVDMIAIEIFELIH from the coding sequence ATGTCACAATTACAAGGTATTTTAACTCGTCTTGTGAATCTCCGTGAGCAAGCAAGTGGAAGTGAAGCGCCACAACGCTTCTTCGAAGTAGAGGGAAAAAGAATTTGCAGCGTGAAATATCATGCAAAAACTGAAACATACGAACTTGAAGTATATCAAGATGGTGAAAAGCCAGCCGTTTATCAATTTGATAACGTTGATATGATTGCAATTGAAATTTTTGAACTTATTCATTAA
- the cbpB gene encoding cyclic-di-AMP-binding protein CbpB translates to MIDIDHNQLNQIELRDLLVTSDKVAHVQVGNNLEHALLVLTKTGYTSIPVLNPRFQLQGFVSMTLILDSILGLKRIEFERLETMKVEEVMNQNVPRVSMKKSVLKVINAMINHPFLCVENEDGIFEGILTRRNLLKSLRRQSIILPKELFQ, encoded by the coding sequence ATGATTGATATTGATCACAATCAGTTAAATCAAATTGAACTTCGAGATTTGCTTGTCACTTCTGATAAAGTTGCTCATGTTCAAGTGGGAAATAATTTAGAACATGCTTTGCTTGTGTTAACAAAGACTGGCTATACGTCCATTCCCGTATTAAATCCAAGGTTTCAGCTGCAGGGGTTCGTGAGTATGACGCTTATTTTAGATTCGATTTTAGGATTAAAGCGCATTGAATTTGAACGATTAGAAACCATGAAAGTAGAAGAAGTTATGAATCAAAATGTTCCTCGTGTCTCCATGAAAAAATCCGTATTAAAAGTCATAAATGCCATGATTAACCATCCTTTTTTGTGCGTAGAGAATGAAGATGGCATTTTTGAAGGGATTTTAACACGAAGAAATTTGTTAAAGTCATTAAGAAGGCAGTCCATCATTCTCCCGAAAGAGTTATTTCAATAA
- a CDS encoding LysR family transcriptional regulator, whose amino-acid sequence MQLIECRMLVVLAQELNMRKAAERLFVSQPALSQRLQTIEKAWDTQIFIRSQKGLSLTPAGEKIVQFAKEVVEKEDRVREDLHHLDNEVYGTLKLAVASIIGQHWLPAVLKRYMDRYPHAKISLVTGWSSEMLRYLYEDEVHIGIIRGNPDWKGVKEHLFTDPLYLVDSEIERAAEVVNTHRPFIQFKSDSTYYQEILEWWHREFHTTPKRTIVVDQIETCKQMALNGLGFAILPSIAIKEAGSHIHRTPLLKANGEPITRDTSLVGYESAFKLKQVRAFVDIVREYVRETV is encoded by the coding sequence ATGCAATTAATAGAATGTCGAATGCTCGTTGTATTAGCTCAAGAATTAAATATGAGAAAAGCTGCAGAGAGATTATTTGTATCACAACCAGCTTTATCACAGAGGCTGCAAACCATTGAAAAAGCATGGGATACACAAATCTTCATTCGTTCGCAAAAAGGACTGTCATTAACGCCTGCTGGAGAAAAGATTGTTCAATTTGCAAAAGAAGTGGTAGAAAAAGAAGATCGGGTTCGTGAGGACTTGCATCATTTAGATAATGAGGTATATGGTACACTCAAATTAGCGGTGGCTTCGATTATTGGACAGCACTGGCTGCCGGCGGTGTTAAAACGCTATATGGATCGTTACCCACATGCTAAAATCTCTCTTGTAACCGGATGGAGCAGTGAAATGCTTCGCTATCTGTACGAAGATGAGGTACATATTGGAATCATACGCGGAAATCCGGATTGGAAAGGTGTCAAAGAACATTTGTTTACAGATCCTCTTTACCTAGTTGATTCAGAAATTGAAAGGGCAGCGGAAGTAGTAAATACTCATCGACCATTTATTCAATTTAAAAGTGACTCAACGTATTATCAAGAAATTTTAGAATGGTGGCATCGAGAGTTTCATACTACACCGAAGCGTACGATTGTAGTGGATCAGATTGAGACGTGTAAGCAAATGGCTTTAAATGGTCTTGGCTTCGCTATTTTACCATCGATTGCTATTAAAGAAGCTGGAAGCCATATTCACCGGACGCCGCTTCTGAAAGCAAATGGAGAGCCAATTACGCGAGACACTTCTTTAGTTGGATATGAATCAGCGTTTAAGCTGAAGCAAGTTCGAGCATTTGTTGATATTGTACGTGAATATGTAAGAGAAACGGTCTAA
- the dapD gene encoding 2,3,4,5-tetrahydropyridine-2,6-dicarboxylate N-acetyltransferase: protein MKMMDANEIISFIQNSTKSTPVKVYVKGEVEGIDFGSSSKTFVTGNTGVVFGEWKEIKAAIEANEGKIEDYVIENDRRNSAIPLLDMKGIKARIEPGAIIRDQVEIGDNAVIMMGASINIGSVIGEGTMIDMNVVLGGRATVGKNCHIGAGSVLAGVIEPPSAKPVVVEDDVVIGANAVVLEGVTVGKGAVVAAGAIVVEDVAPYTVVAGTPARVIKEIDEKTKSKTEIKQELRQLNEE from the coding sequence ATGAAAATGATGGATGCTAATGAGATTATCTCATTTATTCAAAACAGCACAAAATCAACACCGGTAAAAGTTTACGTAAAAGGTGAAGTAGAAGGAATTGACTTTGGTTCATCTTCTAAAACATTCGTAACGGGAAACACAGGTGTAGTATTTGGCGAATGGAAAGAAATCAAAGCTGCTATTGAAGCAAACGAAGGAAAAATTGAAGACTACGTAATTGAAAACGATCGCCGCAACTCTGCGATTCCTTTATTAGATATGAAAGGAATTAAAGCTCGTATTGAGCCAGGCGCTATTATTCGCGATCAAGTTGAAATCGGGGACAACGCTGTTATTATGATGGGTGCATCTATTAACATCGGCTCGGTGATCGGTGAAGGAACAATGATCGACATGAACGTAGTACTTGGTGGTCGTGCAACAGTAGGTAAAAACTGTCACATCGGTGCAGGTTCTGTATTAGCTGGTGTTATTGAGCCACCTTCTGCAAAACCAGTTGTAGTAGAAGATGATGTAGTAATCGGTGCTAATGCTGTTGTTCTTGAAGGTGTAACAGTAGGTAAAGGTGCCGTAGTTGCTGCAGGTGCAATTGTGGTAGAAGATGTAGCTCCTTACACAGTAGTAGCAGGTACGCCGGCTCGCGTTATTAAAGAAATTGACGAAAAAACAAAGTCTAAAACAGAAATCAAGCAAGAATTGCGTCAATTAAACGAAGAATAA
- a CDS encoding N-acetyldiaminopimelate deacetylase yields the protein MAENEFVKIRRELHKIPELGFQEVKTQRFLLDYIKTLPQERLEVKTWKTGLFVKVHGKNPTKTIGYRADIDGLPITEETNYSFQSQHEGLMHACGHDMHMAIGLGVLTYFAQHEIKDNVLFIFQPAEEGPGGAQPMLQSDIMKEWLPDFIFALHVAPEYPVGSIALKEGLLFANTSELFIDLKGKGGHAAYPHTTNDMVVAACQLVSQLQTIVARNVDPLDSAVITVGKIQGGTVQNIIAERARIEGTIRTLSPESMTRVKERIEAIVKGVEVGYQCETAIDYGCMYHQVYNHHEVTREFMEFAKAQTNVDVIECKEAMTGEDFGYMLKDIPGFMFWLGVQSEYGLHHAKLQPHEGAIDIAISLITKYFEHKGNQ from the coding sequence ATGGCTGAAAATGAATTTGTGAAAATAAGAAGAGAGCTACATAAAATTCCTGAATTAGGGTTTCAAGAGGTGAAAACACAGCGTTTTTTGCTTGATTATATTAAAACTCTTCCGCAAGAGCGCTTAGAAGTAAAGACGTGGAAAACAGGACTCTTTGTTAAAGTACATGGTAAAAATCCAACTAAAACAATAGGCTACCGAGCAGATATTGACGGGCTTCCTATCACGGAAGAAACGAATTATTCTTTTCAATCACAGCATGAAGGACTTATGCATGCCTGCGGACATGATATGCATATGGCCATTGGGCTAGGCGTACTGACTTACTTTGCTCAGCATGAAATCAAAGATAATGTACTGTTTATCTTTCAACCTGCAGAAGAGGGGCCAGGAGGAGCACAGCCAATGCTCCAAAGCGATATCATGAAAGAATGGCTTCCAGATTTCATCTTCGCCCTTCACGTAGCGCCTGAATATCCGGTTGGGTCGATTGCGCTGAAGGAAGGGTTGCTATTTGCTAACACGTCTGAGCTATTTATTGATTTAAAAGGAAAAGGTGGCCATGCTGCTTATCCACATACAACAAATGATATGGTAGTTGCTGCATGTCAGCTCGTTTCACAGCTTCAAACTATTGTTGCTCGCAACGTTGATCCGCTAGACAGCGCTGTAATTACAGTAGGAAAAATTCAAGGCGGGACGGTTCAAAATATTATTGCGGAGCGAGCTCGCATAGAAGGAACCATTCGCACGCTATCTCCTGAATCAATGACGCGTGTTAAAGAACGAATTGAAGCGATTGTTAAAGGAGTAGAAGTGGGGTATCAGTGTGAAACAGCCATTGATTATGGCTGTATGTATCATCAAGTATATAATCACCATGAAGTCACGCGAGAGTTCATGGAATTTGCCAAAGCGCAAACGAACGTGGATGTGATTGAGTGCAAAGAAGCAATGACGGGAGAAGATTTTGGCTATATGCTAAAAGATATTCCTGGATTTATGTTTTGGCTTGGCGTTCAGTCTGAATATGGGCTTCATCATGCAAAGCTGCAGCCTCATGAAGGCGCAATAGACATTGCGATTTCACTTATTACAAAATATTTTGAACATAAAGGCAATCAATAA
- a CDS encoding YkuS family protein, with protein MARIGVEYGLTDVQAALQQLGHEVVQLRNESDAQGCDCCVVTGQDSNVMGISDAVTQGSVITASGLTAEEICQQVGNKVQG; from the coding sequence ATGGCACGAATTGGTGTAGAATACGGTTTAACAGATGTACAGGCTGCACTTCAGCAGCTCGGACACGAAGTGGTACAATTACGCAACGAAAGTGATGCACAAGGGTGCGATTGCTGTGTTGTAACAGGACAGGATTCAAACGTAATGGGGATTTCTGATGCAGTAACGCAAGGCTCAGTTATTACAGCTAGCGGATTAACAGCAGAAGAAATTTGTCAGCAAGTAGGCAACAAGGTACAAGGATAA